The region CCGTATAGGTAAACTAGCTAAAAAAATTTTGGGCGAAGATGTAAAAGAGGCAAAAATATATTTACACGGTTCTTTTGCTCTTACTTGGAAAGGTCATGGTACTGATAAAGCTATTTTGGCTGGACTTTTAGGATATGAAACTTATGACACTCAGCTTAGAGACAGTTATAAACTAGCTGAAGAAAATAATCTTAAATTTGAATTTATACCAACTACATTAAGAGAAGCTTTTCACCCTAACAGTGTTTATATAGAAGTAAAAGGTCAAAATAATGAGGCAAATATTTTAGCTTCATCTATTGG is a window of Brachyspira sp. SAP_772 DNA encoding:
- a CDS encoding serine dehydratase beta chain, which produces MATLFDIIGPVMIGPSSSHTAGACRIGKLAKKILGEDVKEAKIYLHGSFALTWKGHGTDKAILAGLLGYETYDTQLRDSYKLAEENNLKFEFIPTTLREAFHPNSVYIEVKGQNNEANILASSIG